The Oreochromis niloticus isolate F11D_XX linkage group LG18, O_niloticus_UMD_NMBU, whole genome shotgun sequence DNA window TTTAGTATGTGAAATAAGGTTGGGGGATGAATATTCATCAACTCTTTTGAATCTCATTCACTCATGCATACAGCCTCATTCGTCTTAAGCCTTGTTTTTAGATGAGTGGTCAATTTGGAGTAGTTTAGCCTCTTAGGTGCATCCCAAGAAAAGCAAATATGGCATATTTAGAGAACTATTAAAAGACCCCAAAAGTGCAAATtaagataaaaaaagaagatgaggACTAAAGGGGAAACAAGAATAAGGGCCACCCATGGGAGTCCAGCCAGCCTTGATAAAATGTGAGATTTTAAACAAAATGTGAATAAAGCTAAGTTAACCCCAAAGCAGAAGTCTGAATTTCTGAACAGGAGATACCTGTTGTCTTATCAGAGAGTTACATGCTTAAAACCACTGTTGTGTATGTGAATCTGTTATACTTACCTTAGTGCACCGTCTAATGGTAACAAAACATCCCATTTTCTccaaaaagtaaacaaatgttTAACCGTTCCAGGCTGAGAAACACATACAGCTGTCTAATGTGTGGTTTTTGCACTTTGGTTATTGTAAAGATTGAAAACAAGATATAGACTGTGATCGACCTGATGACGCTTAGAGGTGCTAAGATGGATTTTCACCACACTTTAAGTTTATCTGTCAATGTGTGATCATGGGAAATTGTAGCTCTGTAGCAGCTCTGTAGCAGCATAAACCTCAATTCATAAGTATTACACAATgtattactgattacttttcttaaaagaaaTCCACTATGTAGCTTAATTACTCATTGGAGATGTTAATTCTTTACATAACTTTTCTAATCTGTAAAATGACCTTAAATCCACCTTTACATAATTACCAGCTAACAATATAAAGGCTACAGTTCCACACACTGGCCTAAAGAGATTTCATGGCGATCACCATAGCGATTCTGCTTTAGAAACATGAATAGGCAGAAATAGAGGCTGCAAGACTGACTGCTTGCATCAGCATTTGTTACTTGTTGAAGATCAAACTTTCGTCACTGGGCTTTGAATAGTATTAaacagtatttttctttttattaaaagaTATTTTCAATAAGATATAATCAGATAATTAAGAGCAACTCATCGTGTACGGATCTCCTGTCTTAATGAATCTGGGACATTACACGTAAGCTTTACATTTATCACATGTCATTTCCGGAGCAGACCTTGTGtcctctttctttcagcttttgTCATCTCTCAGATTACATTTATTACACATTAACCTTACTTTTCTCCCATAAAGACACAACAACTGTATCTTTAGCTAGCAAAAACACTGCTTGCTAATCTGTACAGGATCTATTTGTGCGGATGCTAATATTTGTTGAGCTGTTTGGAATTACTTGTCTTacttacatgttttttttaacattacttCATTTATTCTTGCCCCTCCTCTGTTACACTATTTACATGTTTATGTTACTCAGCTTTTGCAGCATGAATGTCTGACAGGAACGAGAAAGTGTGCCGGCTGGTCCACAGTATCAGTGGGAAAAACCACTGTCTGCAGAACATGAAAAATGTATTAGCTTGAAagcatctttttttaaactgtcctTATTGAATGAAGGTGATGGCAAGAGTGCAGCTGATGTGATGTTCGCACAAGAGGAGAAGCTCTGTTTGTTTTAGTATCCATCTTCTACCTGTCCATAAGAAAAGAAATTTGCACATTTCCATCCAAAATTTACTGTTTGTATACATTTCACAGTCACTGAATTCTATACAAAACTCCTTTAATTGATCTGagatagtttttaaatatattagcATTTAATTAGTTGCATAAGTTTAACACATTTGATACCATGAAGTCATTTTCAGATCTGCTATCACGTTGTCAGTTATTGAGAAGAGAtgtatgaaaatgaaaaaaataaatgaacaattAAAGTCTTTGCAACAGAAAGTTTGGTGCTCACAATAGATTTCACAGTCTACCTTTCCTGCTCTGCTGCGTTTGCTACGTCGTTACAATGAACGAGGCCAGTGTGCATCTTGGTTCCATAAACCGATAAACCACAAATGAAACAGTTCACTGTACACGACTTTCTCAACCAGAAAGAATGCAAACAAACGTCAACAATCTTGATCCAAATACAGCACTTGTCAAAACTGATACAACATAAAACATTAGATTAAGCCTTACACCATTTGGACAGAAATCATTGATGTATGCACCCAAAAAGGTAAGTAGCATGAGGGACCACATGTCAGGAACGTGGGTCTGATGAAAAAGACAACCACTGTCActgcatgaaataaaaaaaaataaaaaaaaaaataaactaaaaaaaccagcaacaaaaaaGTGCTCCCACTCATGGCGtgtgttaaaacatttaaatatctTTCAGTAGTAGTTTGCGGGCTACTGAAAATATGTGTTAAACCATGACTaaatcaacacaaaaactgaaaataaatacacaaagaaaTTGAGAAACAGGGGCAGACAAGATGAGTGAGCCGCTGTGGTTTCTGTCGGTTTGATCGTCTTGTGAGATTAAGAGCACGATGGCCTCAGTacacagagctgctgctgttgttcatttCCATGTAAAGAAACTCTGTGGTGGAGATCAGTGAGACTGTGTTAGAGGTGACTGAATAGATTATGAGTCAAcatagacattttaaatgagtttaCGGGTGTGCTTTTGCCTCCGTGGGTGAATGGGCCATGTGTGTAAGCAGGGAAAAATGTGcgcatgtgtgtatttgtgtgtcataCCTTCGCCCAAGCTGTTTCGTACTCGTGTTTTGTCCAGCGGATCTGTGAGCGGGGCTATTCCAACTACAGCAGCCCTCCTGTAGCCTTCTATTAGTGCCTCCAGAGTCCTAAATGTTGGTGGTCTGACTGTTGAATCCTGCTAATGAAAGAAACAATCCCACATACACAAAACTATAAATGACCGCCttatgttgtgtttgtgtgtgtgtgatctatATCTGTGCGTACCCCCACCTGAAGGCACCAGCCATCAGCAGAGCGTAGGAGCCTGTAGGTGTGAACAAACGGTGctttcctgtaaaaagaaacacaaaaaatgacaaTTCTTCAGTCCGAATGACTGTCTTTGAAATCTGGTGTATCTGAAAGTGCATTTctgaaagaaacacaaaatgtgGTTTGGGGTGGAGGATGATTCAGTGATTTCAGATTTGTGTTTCGCAACCTGAAACGAGATGCCAGAGCAAATCTGATTGCTGTGTATAgtcatattttcctttttttgttgcttATCATATTATCACCCTGCAAAACAAAGGTTGCAGTCTGATTTATTGTGTCACAGCATGTGGCAGTTATATTTTTAATAGAAGGCGTCGTTAAAGGCTTATTGTGTTGTGCACATCTGACACATAACCCCCTCCATATGTACTCAGCTTTTGTTACATTTCTACATACGCAGTATGGGACACCAGCCACACTGCAGAGAACAGCCCAGTCTGGACAACATTTATGCTGGCTGCCTGTATAAGAGAGCTACCAGCATTACTAAGGACTCAGTGTCAggggctgggtctgtgacccgGCATTTTGAATTCCCTTTGTATTTTTCAATTTGTTATATGATACTGAATATATGCTTAGTTCTGGTGTTGCCATTATTAGTTAGGATTTAATTGAGTTTTATTCTAGTTTAGGTTTCCGTCTATGTCCCCTTCTGCGAGTCTGTTCTTGTCTTCTGTGTTAGTTGTCATGTCTACGTCTctcagtatttcctgttttattttgaaagtcttgtttCTATGTTTACTGTGTTTAATGTACCTTTCCCTGTTGTGTCATGATGTTCAACTGTGTCAGCTGTTTTCCCCACGTCtccacttcccctaatcacctctgtgtgtatttagcctttgtgttttcttttattcatcGTCAGGTCATCTGTATTCCTTCTGTCTCGTCATGTCAGGTTCCATGTATTCTGCTCAGGTCGTGTTCAGGTTTCATGTTCTTGTACATCATAGTTTCTTGCACGTCCCTGGTTAATGCTCGTGTCAGTTATGATTGTTATCCCAGATTGGTCACAGTTCAGTTTTTCCAGTTTGGGTTTTAGTTAAGTTTTTGCCCTGCTCgcttctgctttgtttgttttggtattCGTGTTTAAACAGCCTGAATAAGCGGCTCGtttctttttaaagacacaGTTCCATCTCCTTCCCTGCACTTGGGTCCACTTCATCATCACACCGCTGTGCCCCGCTGTGACACTCAGTGTTTCAGATTTGGCTCTAACAAAACTGCACtttgaacccccccccccccacacacacacacaaccaaaaGCACGACAATGAGGATGCTTTTCTGATTTAACAAAGATCACTTCAGGTTCTGCGTAACTGAGATGACATTATGAAAATTTCAGTCCAATAAGAGCTCGACCACAGCCAAGTATAAGAGTAAAATACTGCTTAAACATTGGTGCAACAACGATATCGATCTGTGTAGAATATCAGTATATTAATCAGAGAGGCCATTTTGAGCTTGTGGTTAATGTTTTAAAGCAGGAAGcacttttacatttatattattttacttACATTTTCATACAGGACttataatgtatttttaaatgggGGCAGTAGTGCTTTCACTTAAGTGTAACCTAAATACTTCCTGTCATAATTTTCAAGTACTACATAATAGCAGTTATAACCTCGTTGGAGATTTTGAAATTGTTAATTTCATTACACAGTGGAAATTAAGTCGTGGTTATAATCAAGATAAGATTAAATAATTGATTGGgctgttaatttatttttttttatatcaataATCCAGGTacttttatttatccaggtaattTTATTTATGCCACATttagcataaaataaaataaaataaatattagaaATGTTCTATTTAAATGCAACATTTATCAAATGACGTAGTGTCACAGAATGTCGAGTGTAATAAGCTTCGTTTTAACAGTTTTAGAAAAAGGGGCAATTTTTTCCTACTTACACAGTGGGGCTGCAGGCTGCATGCTAACTATCCTAAATAAGCATTATTTTTGGTGTATTCTATTATGCGTAGTCTTCTATTGTATAGTAGGAAATTACCATTCCTAATTTTTAATATACAGCATGGAAAATTATGAAATTTTAAAAGACTGAAGATGAGGGAGGACACAACCTTTCAGTCTGTGACTCCAAGGACCTCTAGAACAGTTCATTACTCCAGGTCTGTTAAGCTGACTCAGTGGAGCTTtctaaaaaacagttaaaaactcttttttttttatcgggACTTCTGTTGATGTTCCTTTGTTGcgtatgtttttcttttcttttcttctgttttaacCTAGTTCTCTATCGATATtgattgtgttttcattttgtgcagTGCTCTCTGACTCTCATGTCTGTGAAAAGTACAATACAAATAAGCTTTACTTACCTTGTTACACTCTCTAAAAGCTTTCTTTACCTTTAAACACATATCACTGAAACGCATAACAACCGGCGGCCCAAAAGCCCAGTGTAAGAAACGGGGGTTAAGATACTCGATAACACACCCCACACACCCTAAAAATACTGAGTCATTACAACAACTGAGAAAACGACAACTGAGCATTTCTCCTTTAATCTAAAATATCTATATGTCTAGTTGTGTGAAAATGTGTCCCAGTTGTGGGACTACGGTTTTTCTGTGTGCACGCTTGTCTAGACGCACTCCCTGTGTCTGGGTGAGGTTTTTCTGGTTTAAACCAATCCAACAGTAATcattaattataataattaaagcATAATTtgtgtagtttttattttaaaataccaAGAAGGCATTTGTTACAGCACAATTAGTATCTCCTCATTCTCAACTGTCAGTTGTTACTCCCATGTATCCTCGGTGTGAAATACAAAGTTAATATCACAGCACTCAACACTCTGTATATGTActaataaatacatacataattaAATCAAAAATGTCCTAGCAAACTCATAAGTTTGCATAACTACAAGAAAACTGGCACTTTGGGTCACACTTGTACCGCTCCTCCGGCAGCTcacctcacacacagacagtagGCCCCCCGTACTGTGCTGCTGTCTCTCAGCAGAAAGCTGCCATCATACCCGAATCTCTCCAGCAGCCTCTCTGTGTCCTGACTTCCAATACTCCCATAGTAAATTGACTGGACCAGCCTCCCCTCAGTCTCCATGTTGGCTCAGTGGCAGAAACCCATCTGAGCCTTTTTTGCCAAAGTGCAGCAGACACCAGCAGCAGACGAGTATGTGAAAGGCTATGAGGCAGGAAAAGCCTTTCTGGTTTTCACACTTTTGTGTCATGCAGCTGCACTTCGCACGTTCTTGCACTTTTTTTAACCCGAATCATGCCTTTTATCTGTTGAAAAGCGAAAGTTTGTTTTCTCCTTTGCTGTTCAGCCCCTTTTGAATTCTTGTTCTTGTTCTGCAAATCACAAAAGAGAGAAGCAGAGGAAAATACTAATCAGCCGTGTTCCACCGCTTTAGGAGTATTTCTAATGCTGCTGTATATCCAGATAAAATGATCTGACACACATGTGTGAATGTGCATCAGCCACAATTGggactgaaagaaaaaagatttaagCAGACAGTTTATATATGTCTGAAAATATATAAAccacacacataacacacatacatgcatacacagGTTCAAACTCAAAACCTCAATCACAGGTGTGGTTTGGCACTACCATGTTtattggtgaaaaaaaaaactaaaaaaattgagctaaagtgtgtttttgtatttttaataataaagaaaagcttAGAAGAAATGTTCCTATTCACATTAAAACAGCAGCATGAAAGAGCAGCCtagctacaacaacaacaacaacagcacagcaaCACAACTGGTAATTGATCCAGTAACTCTAGTAAGAGTAATGACTTTAACTTTTTCACGAAACATGGTGTAAATCAGCTGTATATCACCACACGTTATCTGGACGTTTATCTTATAATAATTATACATAATTAATTATGTCAGAGAACAGAATGGGACTTACTAGGGACTTTAAATGTGTGAACCTGATTAGCCTGATTGGCCCCTTTTTCACTCCAGATTTGAGCATTTTCCTTGTTGGATTTtcccatttttatatttaaaaaaaaattctcgcCTGTATATACTCCCATGTtagtttcttttattgttttaacgaCCCCCCTTTACGATAATAATCGAAACATCGATAAAAAGCAGCACCAACAGGGATTTGTGGAGTTTACTGCATGTGATAACTATCTCCACCAGGTGTCGCTGGTGTCGCACTAAGGAATAGCAGCCACCATTAAAACGCTGGAGAAGAAGTCGATTTCCTGGTTTATTTCCTCTCACTTAAAGCGTGACCATTGGGCGTGGCTGCTTCTGGGCAAATAATGATTAACCGTAAAAATTTGACACGTTGAATCGACTGTGTTGTTCCGCCTCAGGctgaaaaacataaagcagccaCATAAAACCGTGCAGCCCGCATTTCAGCAGCAGCATTCAGGTTTGCACCACATCACAGGGAGGAGGACCTTCACGTTTGAAGCCTGCGTGGGAACTGGAGGAGATGGTTTCAGTGGTTGATGTGGACCGGTGTTGTGCGAAAAACTGACTTCCGGTTTTTGGCAAAAAGTGGCTGCCCGTATTTAAAGTGTCATAAATAACATGTTGGCATGAATGATATGAAGTCTCCTTgggccacaaacaacattcctgtcaCAAGGTAGAAGCCCCAATCAGTTTTTAGCaaagtgatttttatttatcttttatttatacagtgtaaAAGTTTGgttgacattttttaaaatgtgtttttaagatCTGGCCAAGAGCGCAGCAGAAATTGCAACAATAGGTTGGTTATAGTGTgggtacaataacacagagtcataaagatacttgaaaaacaggacattttaaatgttatatataACCCCTTTGTACATCCTGTTCACTAAAGTCTACTTACcaacaatgttccctctaatttttcatgtgtctgaacaaacacacaaactccctgagcggtcccttggaccactgtgagcaacattagatgtgtgcactgtggtcacaccagcatcaaatccatccaagttacatggtttattaaagaaatttagcccacttacaatgaaaatttaaaaaaatcttcttcATGACCTGTggagtatgttaacactattggaagtaaaaataacttgaactccaattttgaaaacacaactttctttatatatatacacatatatatatatatgtatatatagctctgacttgtattatgagtatgagtctgtggtctggtaaagagtcctgtaactctctgtctgcaaaatacagcatataatgtccaatgttgggcaattaattatatagttacttcttcaaaaaaagtagctgagttttgcaaacaacaaagttttttgcagctatttacctaaaaatgcagccaaggcagttttttaaatgaacatttcaaacgatttacagaacaatcagctgttctgcatcaaatttgatgccacacaaattatttgtgccactccaaaaactaatttctgtccactaggAGAACATCgcaagcctgatacctgcaggcctgacaacaggagatgtatcactgctgtaacacctgtaacattcagcagtcgcctcattgttctgacacacacaacaaaactattgactacaccaCACACCAACTACGCAAGATTTGAattctctcacatctcaaaacaccgccgtcactcctaaaacttcccgccttcctaaacaactaaatgccacgttgccatatcattttttgattggtcaacatggtacatttttccaccaataggaaagggtggggttttttggttttgtttttgctcacaggcggagagtgctttcgagcgttttccttataaaacgccgtttttaccgtttcttcccgcagtaaatataaacaacgatagtattcaggaaaaaaacaaacagtgcaaatattttttttatcataactctggttttacgtggcctatcaacacaatttaaaaactggtatgaagtccacactttttctgtcaattgttccgtctgtcctgctctaagggtcaaatggtgggactctccaccatttgacccttagaactgaagaagcttctcggatgagaggtgaaacatcttcaagcaacttaaatcagtccagacgcttttctttccaagctccttagaatacgatgacctggatgaccgagaaccttcacagacgtctgtcctgctcacatctccagtGGTTGTagacgttgtcattaacgtggcttcactccgcatcagccacgccgctttgctagctaaaacagcggtgtcggcacataaggacgctgtcatagcctgtcaacaacgttgattagctgcgtatatacgaatgtgaatcacATCATTGGCTGGACCAGCCAGTCACCGGTCACTTACTGActcacactgcaaaacagaatgaaTTGTTaacgtatttattttaattgcaattcaggttagatttttttttttgtgcgcaactcagattttctgtgcgcagagaccgtgccagcagtgcacaattgcgcacacacacagcttagagggaacattgcttaccaatataagtaaagacattacacataaaaaaacaaaacaaatgaaaacattggaaatcagcttttggcacaacaccgggaCTACTGTCTCACCTGCATACAGTCATATATATCCAGTAAATTCCCCTCAGGTTGAAGCCACAGCCCATAAACATTAAGAAATCCCCctgttttaaaaaattctgcattATATATAGATATCGTACCAACtttaaagatttttcttttaactacTTCTTcttgtatagtgcttttctactctacctgagcgcTCTGAACAACTTGCCTCCCTAAACCCAGGAACATCTTTCtatgtaagtgctttctatctaacattcatactccTATGGATGCATCACATAACAACTTGGacttcagtatcttgcccaacgAAATTTGGCATGTAGAGTGGAGcagccaggaatcaaaccaccaaccgtCCAATTAGTAGATGTTCTACCTCCTGCGCTACAGCCATCTCTACATTATGATTTCTAAAAACATCATAATGCAGAAATAAAGCTTAATAATTTAGAGATGTCATCATCACTTGGTTTAAACAGCAGATCAGGCATCACCAGTCCTCTCACCACAGCCTGTAGCACACAGCAAGCATATGGAGTGATTGTCGGATGAGTCATATTAAAgatgctaatgtttttgtttttcatttcaacTGTAGTTACAGCAGGTAGTGCAGTGGTTAGAACTGCTGACTCTTGGCGAAAAGgttctgggtttgaatccagctGGGGCcctttgtgtgcagtttgcatgttctccccatctCTGCATTGGTTCTTTCAGCCCTGTGATAGATCCAGTGTGCACCCCACCATTTACctaatgacagaaaataaatggatggatttctcttttgtttatatagcaccaattcacaacagtttcctcaagatgctttactggtcaaaaaaattaatttcctgtttggggggttgtctcattgttgcccctctggtgcacctgttgttaatttcattaacctcgaagcagctgaaactgattaacaacccccTGAAGCAGCAGTAAAGCAAGATGTTCTTGGACCTTATTGGAGGTGAGCATGTCACTAGCATGTGCATGATGTGCATGCACAGTAAAGGCAATGAATCCGATCTCTTATATGAGAAGCACCTGTATATTTTCATCTCATTTTAATTCACTTTTACATACACTTGTTTCAGCCGCTGAATTCACTCAGCTTATGTTGGTGAAATCTTTTCCTCCAGTTTGCACTCCTCACTTTCTAGGGGTCACCAGAAGAGCATATGCATTATATATACTGAATATATTTTCTTCACTGCTTGttacaagtaaaaatgacatcGGGTCCAGTGGGATAGTGActgtcattatttttttccaatCTCCTCTTTATGTGTGTTGCCAAAGTCCCCACAGTCCCCGTCTGTCCCAGAAGATATGTGAATCGTCTCAACATAATCCACCATCAGTGGCAtcctaaaaaaaatcatctcaTTTTTATCTTCCTGTCAGACTCTTCCCATCAATGACCGCTTTGTCAAAACTCCTACAGATATCTTCCTAAATCCCATCAGGGGTAATTATATGTAAATCCATCTCTCATTTCTCTTTGTGTTGCTGTGTGAGCTGTGCATGGCACATGTTTATCATTTAGAAAATAtcttcagtattttattactttaCACATATTATAGCATTTAACATGTTCATGGGgtttaaaacagagaaaagaagagaaacctGCCATCACCTGACTTGAATAGTTTAAAAAGATGCCTGATAAAAAATCCCCTGCCTAGGACCACCGGATGAGTATTTGGACTCTTGCTAAATCAGCAACATGTAATATGGTACAGAAGACTGTAAGGGCATAACCATCACTGTAAAGTACAGCCGTAGTGTGTCGTACTCATCAGACCTCACTTTCACCTTTTCACTGCTCCCCACATGAGTTTTCCTGTTTAGATTACCTGTGTACTGGACGGCTACAGCGTTTGTATCTGCACTCTGTGGAGGGTTTGTGAGTGAGAGAGATTTTTAGGGCTGTCATACCTCTCCTGTCCCCAGCATGGCTGTCATGGTTAACAAGCGTTTCccaatagaagaagaagaaagttcaCTAGCCAGCTTCTCAACCTGAAAGAGCCCGGTGCCAGTGGAGACGTTATTTAGGAGGGTCCAAGAAAACAACCCCCTCGCTCTCAAGCAGCCCGGATTAGTTGTTTACATTTGCTTTTACCTCCTGTGCTACGAGTGGTCTCCTGGCCACaaagtagaaacaggaaatcTGTATGTGGTTTCTAACcacagtcttattttcattcactACTCATATCCCAGGCCCAGACTCAGAGCCTCACTCACTTTAAAgcataaacataaacacattAGAAAAAGTAGTTTTTATTTCGCATGCATGTGTCAACACACCAGGGCGCACGGCTGACAGCAGAGCCATCGTAAGCACACGCTTATGAAACAAATagaataaaagattaaaagaacagGTGGTGGCTGACGGCTGCTCTGCGCTGGTGTCGTCCTGAGTGCACTGACACCCGAGTTTGAGATTAACCTGGATCCATAAATATCACTTTTGATTAAGTACAGTTTGGATTTGGCAAATTACAAACCAAGTCTCTCTCTAAAGTCCTTACCATccatttttttaagtcattttgtAGATTTGGgttggaatttttttttcttctgatattttttttttgcttcaggTCTCAAAATGTTACTTTCAATCACCGCTTGAATTCAAACTCAAATTTGAATTAAAAGTCTGCCATCTAGTGGAGGCCTTAAAAATAAGGGTCTTTCTGGGTACTCCATcttcctcccttccttcctttttttaattgtttttccaGTTTACTGGTGAGagagaatatcaaccaaaaatccagaaaaaaacaagttataaaatacaaaggtttgtaTCCTGTCTCAAGTGACAGCAAACACTCTGACTGCATTTTTTAATACTATTTTATGCACGTATATACACATTGCAGAGAGAAAAGACTAGCAGCTAGCAGCtctacccctcagcctcctggtAGATGCAAACTATTTTATTTATCTAATATTTAAAATCCTACGTCTCCTTGGTTTGTCTACACCAACCTTCTGCCCAGCTGGGTGA harbors:
- the LOC102080824 gene encoding SH2 domain-containing protein 1A isoform X1, with amino-acid sequence METEGRLVQSIYYGSIGSQDTERLLERFGYDGSFLLRDSSTVRGAYCLCVRKAPFVHTYRLLRSADGWCLQVGQDSTVRPPTFRTLEALIEGYRRAAVVGIAPLTDPLDKTRVRNSLGEEFLYMEMNNSSSSVY
- the LOC102080824 gene encoding SH2 domain-containing protein 1A isoform X2, encoding METEGRLVQSIYYGSIGSQDTERLLERFGYDGSFLLRDSSTVRGAYCLCVRKAPFVHTYRLLRSADGWCLQVGDSTVRPPTFRTLEALIEGYRRAAVVGIAPLTDPLDKTRVRNSLGEEFLYMEMNNSSSSVY
- the LOC102080824 gene encoding SH2 domain-containing protein 1A isoform X4; the protein is METEGRLVQSIYYGSIGSQDTERLLERFGYDGSFLLRDSSTVRGAYCLCVRKAPFVHTYRLLRSADGWCLQDSTVRPPTFRTLEALIEGYRRAAVVGIAPLTDPLDKTRVRNSLGEEFLYMEMNNSSSSVY
- the LOC102080824 gene encoding SH2 domain-containing protein 1A isoform X3, whose amino-acid sequence is METEGRLVQSIYYGSIGSQDTERLLERFGYDGSFLLRDSSTVRGAYCLCVRKAPFVHTYRLLRSADGWCLQQDSTVRPPTFRTLEALIEGYRRAAVVGIAPLTDPLDKTRVRNSLGEEFLYMEMNNSSSSVY